Below is a genomic region from Arcanobacterium haemolyticum DSM 20595.
TTTGCTTTGCAGAAGAGAATATCTGCGGCTTGGTGGACTGGGTAGGTGAGAAGCAGACCGGACATTGGGCGCCCGTGCGTCGCTTCAAATTCCGCCTTGACGGTTGGGTTACGGCGCAGTTCGGCGTCAGTTACTACCGACAGGAAGGGCAGTACCAGTTCGTTTAGTTCCGGGATTTGCGAGTGGGCGAAGAACACGGTTTCTTCCGGATCCATTCCCACCGCAAGATAATCGGTGAGGAGGGACATGGTGCGTTCTTGGATCGAATCGGCTTCGTCACGATCTGTAATAACTTGGTAATCCGCGATGAGTAGCCACGTATCAACTCCACGTTTTTGGAGTTTGACCCAGTTTTGGAGGGTTCCGAAGTAGTGCCCGATGTGGAGGTGCCCGGTTGGGCGAGCTCCGGTAAGGACACGGAATTTCGATGGATCTTCATCAATCGCGAGATTGATTTTGTCGCTCATCTGGCGCGTTGCTTCCAAGGAAGCATCCGACGTTGCGTTTTCAACTGCAAGTTCAGGGGTATTTTCACTCATGGTTTTATTTTAGCGTGTTGCTCCACCACATTTTATTTCACCTTTGGTTTTACACAAGTTTTTCGACGACGGACGGGTCGCATATTGCCAACGGTGACATCATCATGAGCGAGTAAAATGCACGTCGCAGTGGTCGCGGGTATCCTACTTGCAAGTTTGTACACCGAAGATCTGGCCAACAACTCCGCCAACTAAGGCAAGGAGAGGACCAGAGATTCTAGAGAATAAGCTAGCAAAAATAGGAAGTGAACGCAGTATTCCGATATGGCAGAGTATGCGCTGTTCTTCCAATATGTGCGAGTAGGATCGGCGGCGATATAACGGAAACCTTCACTAAGTTGTTGAGAGTAAGACGTGGATAGCTGGCGCCTCTCTTTCAGGCGTTGGTAAACCCAGAGCTGATCCTAAAAGCCCTAGTACTTGCGATAAAGGGTGAGGCCAGCCCCAATGACTTGAGTAATCAGTCCACCTAATATCGGACCGAATGTTGTAAAAAGCCAAAAAGTTGATTCAAATTTCCCGAATGCAGATACACGTTGTTCAGTAGGAATTAAATCTTTGAGATGTGCCGTCGAGGCGGATAAAAATAGGCTAGAAAGAATCGGTGGAATGCCGTTAGTTCAGGACAAGAGGATCGCCATGGAGAATGGAGCCATGATTAACGATTCGCCTGGTTCGTATGAATCGAAGGAATCGCGCGGGCGTTCCCATTGGCTTGCCCACACCAGATCGAACGATTTTCCACGACCCCACGGAATGATGACTCGTTCTGAGTTGTCTTGTCCGTTGATAATCACCAGGGCGTCACGATCCACACCGCGGCCAGAACGGAGCATCTGCACTAACCGTTCTTGCGGATTAAACCAGGTGTAATCATTCATACGGTTGCCATCGGCATCCAGCCATTCCATGTCGCGCAGTTCATCGCCATCACGCGGGCTGCCAGTGAAGAATTGAACCGGGCGGAAAACCGAGTGTTCCTGGCGTAAACGGAGCAGGAACGACGTGGTGGCCAGCATGTTGGCTTCGTGTTCTCCGATATTCCAATCGAGCCACGAAATAGGAGTGTTTTGGCAATAGGCGTTGTTGTTGCCATGCTGTGTTTTCAAGATTTCATCGCCAGCGGTGAGCATCGGCGTTCCGGCAGCCATCACCAGGCAGCCCATGAGGTTGCGGGCGGATTTGCGGCGCATTGCGGCGATCGTTTCGGATGCTGTTCCTTCAACGCCGTGGTTCCAGGAAAGATTATTGTCCGATCCGTCCCGGTTTTCTTCCAAGTTTAGATCGTTGTGTTTCATGGAGTAAGCGGTGAGATCGTTGAGGGAGAAGCCATCGTGGGCAGTCACAAAATTGACCGACGCATGTACTCCCCGCCCGCCCGGGAGCCGCCCGTGCCCGAACAAATCTGCTGATCCGGCCATACGAGTTGCCAGATCGCGCAGATCGGAGCCATGCCCGCCATTTAGAATCGCTGCTGGTTCAGTTAGCCAAAACGCGCGCAACGTATCACGGAATCGATCGTTCCAATCAGCAGTTGGCACAGGGAATTGGCCAGTACGCCAACCGCCGTATCCTACATCCCACGGTTCGTTAATCAACTTAACCCCGGAGAGTACAGGATCGGTAGCTATCGCCATATAAAGAGGATGGTTTGGGTTGAAGTTATCGCCTTCGCGCCCAAGGGTGGCGGCCAGATCGAACCGGAACCCGTCCACACCAATGATCTCCACCCAGTAACGTAGAGAATCTAAGGTCATACGCATCACGGATGTGCGGCGGAAATCGAACGAATTTCCGCATCCCGTGGTGTCTTTAAGAGCCGCAGGATTCGACGAATCGTGGCGGTAGTACAACGAACTGTCCAGCCCGCGCCAGGATACGGTTGGCCCGTCAACTCCGGCTTCACACGAATGGTTATACACCACGTCCAGCAGCACTTCGATACCGGCATCGTGAAGTGCGCCAACCATGCCTTTAACTTCATCGATAACAGCTTGCGCGCCGGCACTCTGGCTGGCCGCACTCGCGTAACTCGGTTCCGGTGCGAAGAACCCTAGCGTGTTGTAACCCCAGTAGTTTTCCAATCCCTTGTTTTCCAAGAATGGTTCGTTCATCTTGGCGTGGATTGGCAACAATTCAACGGCGGTAACGCCAAGTGAAGTCAGGTGCTCGATCGTGGCCGGATGACCAAGCCCTGCATAGGTTCCGCGCAGTTCTTCTGGCACTCTAGGCAACGTCTTGGTTAACCCAACAACATGGGCTTCGTACACAATGGTTTTATCCCAGGGAATATTCGGCCGCGCACCGCGCGCCGGCTCATCGGCAACAATCACGCCCAGTGGCGCAACGTGCCCAGAATCCAACGTGCTTTGTTCAAGCGGAGCTGCGGCGTCGTCAACCGCATGCCCATACAGCGCCGAATCCAAACGCGGGGCGCGCCCCACCGCGCGTGCGTACGGATCCAACAAAAGTTTCGCAGGATTATAGACGTGCCCGGCGGCAGGATCCCAGCGCCCATCGGCGCGAACCCCATAAAACTGCCCGGCAGAAATACTCGAAACGTGCCCAGACCACACCCCATGCATTCCCGGCCGCAACGCAACCTGCCATTCGGAGGTGGGATCCGCGGGGTCCATAAAGCACGCCCACACGGCCGATGCGTGGGGCGCTTCGATGGCAATATCCACGCCGTCGCCAACAAGGTGTGCGCCCAAACGAGGCGGCACGGTGAGACTCGGTTCGGCCAGCGGGGCGGTTATATATGGAGTATTCGGCATAGTCACGCCTTATATTGTGGCAAATTTGCGCGGATTTCGGGTACTCACGGG
It encodes:
- the glgX gene encoding glycogen debranching protein GlgX, which produces MPNTPYITAPLAEPSLTVPPRLGAHLVGDGVDIAIEAPHASAVWACFMDPADPTSEWQVALRPGMHGVWSGHVSSISAGQFYGVRADGRWDPAAGHVYNPAKLLLDPYARAVGRAPRLDSALYGHAVDDAAAPLEQSTLDSGHVAPLGVIVADEPARGARPNIPWDKTIVYEAHVVGLTKTLPRVPEELRGTYAGLGHPATIEHLTSLGVTAVELLPIHAKMNEPFLENKGLENYWGYNTLGFFAPEPSYASAASQSAGAQAVIDEVKGMVGALHDAGIEVLLDVVYNHSCEAGVDGPTVSWRGLDSSLYYRHDSSNPAALKDTTGCGNSFDFRRTSVMRMTLDSLRYWVEIIGVDGFRFDLAATLGREGDNFNPNHPLYMAIATDPVLSGVKLINEPWDVGYGGWRTGQFPVPTADWNDRFRDTLRAFWLTEPAAILNGGHGSDLRDLATRMAGSADLFGHGRLPGGRGVHASVNFVTAHDGFSLNDLTAYSMKHNDLNLEENRDGSDNNLSWNHGVEGTASETIAAMRRKSARNLMGCLVMAAGTPMLTAGDEILKTQHGNNNAYCQNTPISWLDWNIGEHEANMLATTSFLLRLRQEHSVFRPVQFFTGSPRDGDELRDMEWLDADGNRMNDYTWFNPQERLVQMLRSGRGVDRDALVIINGQDNSERVIIPWGRGKSFDLVWASQWERPRDSFDSYEPGESLIMAPFSMAILLS